In Oryza brachyantha chromosome 2, ObraRS2, whole genome shotgun sequence, a single window of DNA contains:
- the LOC102709905 gene encoding far upstream element-binding protein 2, translating to MADDHYSSKRKYDDPSPPPRRTGFSSGPPTASPPSGGGAPASYNSVPPPPTDEIQLAKQRAQAIAARIFNAAEAKRPRVDSGGVDDDDAGPGVGSLGGSGRASGLGFSSSAGGGHGSAIPSLSSHGSTPQYSSYGGYQGTSKKIEIPNGRVGVIIGKSGETIKNLQLQSGAKIQVTRDLDAEPGSQTRPVELSGTPDQISRAEQLINEVLAEADAASSGNISGRKYSAPQPGAEQFQMQIANNKVGLVIGKGGETIKSMQAKSGARIQVVPLHLPPGDPATERTVYIDGTQEQIEMAKQLVIEVTSENRARNPMSGGYSQQGYRPPRPQSNWGPPGGAPMQQPGYGYMQPGAYPGAPPQYGAPQQPYGSYPPTSGGYQTGWDQSSNQQSQQAPPGTGYDYYNQQQQPQQQQGTPGTAAPGDATSYNSSQPPAYASQGYDSTYSQQSGGQQAYGHDYSSYYQAQGQQQGYSQQTGYDQQGYGASGYGSAANSTQDVSAPSYGGQGGASQTSPGQQTSTPAGSHPGYSSQPPTSAASSYPVHGSAAQSGYGAPPPQPGYGTQPQQQGGYGQGTYGQPPQGQKAPNSSYGQAPPPGSAPSGYGQYGYGQQGYGAPPPYPGAPAAGYGQQQSYGDPYGTGSYGQPATYSTEATTAASQDQSVPAPGGAPATTAPATAPENSGNQSPPS from the exons ATGGCCGACGACCACTACTCCTCCAAGCGCAAGTACGACGACCCCTCCCCGCCCCCCCGGCGCACGGGCTTCTCCTCGGGCCCTcccaccgcctcccctccctcgggcggcggcgcgccggcgtcgtACAACAGCGTGCCGCCGCCCCCCACCGACGAGATCCAGCTCGCCAAGCAGCGCGCGCAGGCGATCGCGGCGAGGATCTTCAACGCCGCCGAGGCGAAGCGCCCCCGCGTGgacagcggcggcgtggacgacgacgacgcgggcCCCGGGGTCGGTTCCCtgggcggcagcggccgcgCGTCCGGCCTCGGGTTCTCGTCCTCTGCTGGTGGCG GGCATGGTTCTGCTATCCCATCGTTATCTTCTCATGGAAGCACACCTCAGTATTCCTCATATGGTGGATACCAGGGTACcagcaaaaaaattgaaatcccAAATGGAAGG GTGGGTGTTATCATTGGAAAGTCCGGAGAAACTATAAAGAATCTCCAACTTCAGTCAGGAGCTAAGATTCAAGTAACTAGAGACCTGGATGCTGAGCCTGGCTCACAGACAAGACCTGTTGAACTTTCAGGCACTCCTGATCAGATAAGCAGAGCTGAGCAATTGATCAATGAAGTCTTGGCAGAG GCTGATGCTGCTTCATCTGGCAATATCTCTGGCCGAAAGTACAGTGCACCTCAACCAGGTGCTGAACAATTCCAAATGCAAATTGCTAACAATAAG GTTGGTCTGGTTATCGGAAAGGGTGGTGAGACTATAAAATCCATGCAGGCCAAATCCGGTGCTCGTATACAG GTTGTCCCTTTGCATTTACCCCCTGGCGATCCTGCTACTGAAAGAACAGTTTATATTGATGGTACACAAGAGCAAATCGAAATGGCAAAACAATTGGTGATTGAGGTTACCAGTGAG AATCGTGCTAGAAACCCAATGTCAGGTGGCTATTCTCAGCAGGGCTATCGCCCTCCTCGTCCTCAGTCGAATTGGGGTCCACCTGGTGGGGCACCGATGCAACAGCCTGGTTATGGTTACATGCAGCCTGGAGCTTATCCTGGGGCACCCCCACAGTATGGCGCTCCTCAGCAACCTTATGGTAGCTACCCTCCCACATCTGGTGGTTATCAGACTGGATGGGATCAATCGTCAAATCAGCAATCTCAGCAGGCTCCCCCTGGCACGGGCTATGATTATTAcaaccaacagcagcaacCTCAACAGCAACAAGGTACCCCTGGTACTGCTGCACCTGGTGATGCTACCAGCTACAATTCCAGCCAACCTCCCGCGTATGCTTCCCAAGGTTATGATTCTACCTACTCTCAGCAGAGTGGCGGGCAGCAGGCATATGGACATGATTATTCTAGTTACTATCAGGCCCAAGGGCAGCAGCAGGGCTACTCTCAGCAGACTGGATATGATCAGCAGGGCTATGGTGCTTCTGGCTATGGTTCAGCTGCTAATTCAACTCAGGATGTGTCTGCACCTAGCTATGGTGGTCAAGGTGGGGCAAGTCAAACATCGCCTGGACAGCAAACTTCAACTCCTGCTGGAAGCCACCCTGGTTATTCCAGCCAACCACCTACTAGTGCTGCATCAAGCTACCCTGTGCATGGGTCTGCTGCTCAATCTGGATATGGGGCTCCCCCACCACAGCCTGGCTATGGTACCCAGCCCCAACAACAGGGAGGATATGGTCAAGGCACTTATGGTCAGCCTCCGCAGGGACAGAAGGCTCCTAATTCTTCTTATGGGCAGGCGCCACCTCCTGGATCAGCTCCTAGTGGTTATGGTCAGTATGGTTATGGCCAGCAAGGATATGGAGCGCCACCACCGTACCCTGGTGCGCCCGCTGCAGGCTATGGTCAGCAGCAATCTTATGGTGATCCTTATGGCACTGGAAGCTACGGTCAACCTGCAACTTATTCTACTGAAGCTACTACTGCTGCCTCCCAGGACCAATCTGTGCCTGCGCCTGGGGGTGCTCCTGCGACTACTGCTCCTGCAACTGCTCCTGAAAACAGTGGAAACCAAAGCCCTCCTAGCTAA
- the LOC102710183 gene encoding xaa-Pro dipeptidase: protein MAAPSPPPSSSSRAPPEVPMELHAGNRDRLVDALRAHLSPSGRPLHGLVLLQGGEEQTRYCTDHLELFRQESYFAYLFGVREPGFYGAVDIVSGESILFAPRLPADYAVWMGEIKPLPYFKDRYKVNMVFYVDEIAQVLQDRFSGHGKPLLFVLYGKNTDSGNYSKPASFEGMEKFDSDLSTLHPILTECRVIKSDMELDLIQYANDVSSEAHIEVMRRARPGMKEYQLESIFLHHAYMYGGCRHCSYTCICATGENSSVLHYGHAAAPNDRTLNDGDMALMDMGAEYNYYGSDITCSYPINGKFNRNQAIVYNAVLKAHNAVIAHMRPGVNWMDMHKLAEQTILESLKNEGIVHGDVTDMMAQRLGAVFMPHGLGHLLGIDTHDPGGYPEGLERPKEPGLSSLRTTRELKEGMVITVEPGCYFIDALLIPARDDPVSSKFFNWDEIEKYKSFGGVRIESDVYVTAHGCKNLTNCPRETWEIEAVMAGEPWPLRSSTALATNNGLS from the exons atggcggcgccgtcgccgccgccctcctcctcctcgcgtgCGCCCCCCGAGGTGCCCATGGAGCTGCACGCCGGCAACCGCGACCGCCTCGTCGACGCGCTCCGcgcccacctctccccctccGGCCGGCCCCTCCAcggcctcgtcctcctccag GGCGGGGAGGAGCAGACGCGGTACTGCACCGATCACCTCGAGCTCTTCAG gcagGAGAGCTACTTTGCTTATCTCTTCGGAGTGCGAGAGCCAGGATTCTATGGCGCAGtc GACATTGTCTCTGGAGAGTCGATTTTATTCGCTCCAAGGTTGCCAGCTGACTATGCTGTGTGGATGGGTGAAATTAAGCCATTGCCTTATTTTAAG GATAGATACAAGGTCAACATGGTGTTCTATGTTGATGAGATTGCACAAGTTTTGCAGGATCGTTTCAGTGGTCATGGAAAGCCACTTCTGTTTGTCTTATACGGAAAGAATACAGACAGTGGAAATTATTCAAAGCCTGCTAGTTTTGAG GGAATGGAGAAATTTGATTCTGATTTAAGCACGCTTCACCCTATTTTAACTGAATGCCGTGTTATCAAATCTGACATGGAGCTTGACCTTATTCAGTATGCTAATGATGTGAGCTCTGAAGCTCACATTGAG GTCATGAGACGAGCAAGACCAGGCATGAAGGAATACCAGTTAGAAAGCATCTTTCTTCATCATGCTTATATGTATGGAGGCTGTCGACATTGCTCTTATACATGTATATGTGCTACTGGAGAGAATAG TTCTGTTCTTCATTATGGACATGCTGCTGCACCAAATGACCGG ACCCTGAATGATGGAGACATGGCATTAATGGACATGGGAGCTGAATACAATTACTATGGATCTGATATAACATGCTCATACCCT ataaatGGGAAATTCAACAGGAACCAGGCAATAGTATACAAT GCTGTCCTTAAGGCTCATAATGCTGTCATAGCACACATGAGGCCTGGAGTAAATTGGATGGATATGCACAA ACTTGCAGAGCAGACTATACTTGAGTCTCTTAAGAATGAAGGAATTGTCCATGG GGATGTCACTGATATGATGGCTCAAAGGTTGGGTGCTGTTTTCATGCCTCATGGTCTTGGACACTTGCTTGGTATTGACACGCATGATCCTGGGGGCTATCCTGAG GGCTTAGAGAGGCCAAAAGAGCCAGGGCTGAGCTCCTTGCGAACCACCAGAGAACTTAAAGAAGGCATG GTTATTACAGTTGAGCCAGGCTGCTACTTCATTGATGCTTTGCTGATACCAGCCAGGGATGATCCAGTTTCCTCGAAGTTCTTCAACTGGGACGAGATCGAAAAGTACAAAAGCTTTGGTGGTGTTCGCATTGAGAGTGACGTG TATGTGACTGCGCATGGATGCAAGAACCTGACGAACTGCCCCCGAGAGACCTGGGAAATCGAAGCTGTAATGGCTGGTGAGCCATGGCCTCTGCGTTCTTCCACTGCACTGGCGACAAATAATGGCCTATCCTAA